One genomic segment of Flagellimonas marinaquae includes these proteins:
- a CDS encoding efflux transporter outer membrane subunit, protein MKIKPSYKLFLLLAVPLLLQSCFVAKNYSRPELETESLYRTDNLPQDSISMADVSWRDLFKDKQLAAYIEQGLENNIDIRIALQNVVAAEAYVKQGKAGYYPTLSGTTSFTRTKNSENSQFGSFFTRPLEQYELSGTLSWEADVWGKIRSNKRAAGASYLQSVSAHQAVKTNLIAGIATSYFQLMALDKQLEVAKQTLDARKKSLETTMALKDAGQVTEVAVKQTKAQVHTTEIIVIDLENNIKLLENAFSILLGEGPQKIERGNLDNQSIDTDLSTGVPYLLLANRPDVMQAEYGLINAFELTNVAKSSLYPSLSLSATGGFQSLEFDNWLDASSLFSNLVGSLTQPIFNGRKLRTQMEVAKAQQEQALLAYKQALLTAGREVSDALYTYNAESQKLDARAKELEAYATAETYSEELLNNGLANYLEVLTARQNALNSELNYVDSQYAQLSAIVELYRALGGGWK, encoded by the coding sequence ATGAAAATTAAACCTTCATATAAATTGTTTTTGCTACTTGCAGTACCTCTGCTATTGCAATCTTGTTTTGTGGCAAAAAACTACAGTAGACCAGAACTTGAGACCGAAAGTCTTTACAGGACCGACAATTTGCCACAGGATAGCATCTCAATGGCAGATGTTTCTTGGAGAGATCTGTTCAAGGACAAACAGCTTGCGGCTTATATTGAGCAAGGATTGGAAAATAATATTGATATCCGAATTGCGCTACAAAATGTTGTGGCCGCAGAAGCTTATGTAAAACAGGGCAAGGCCGGTTATTACCCAACCCTGTCCGGCACAACAAGCTTTACTAGGACAAAAAACTCCGAGAACAGTCAGTTTGGAAGTTTTTTTACCAGACCTCTGGAGCAGTACGAACTCTCGGGCACCCTTTCTTGGGAGGCCGATGTTTGGGGTAAAATCAGAAGTAACAAACGGGCTGCCGGGGCATCTTACTTACAAAGTGTTTCTGCCCACCAAGCTGTAAAGACCAATTTAATTGCGGGAATTGCGACCTCGTATTTCCAACTTATGGCCTTGGACAAACAATTGGAAGTGGCCAAACAGACTTTGGACGCCCGAAAAAAGAGCCTGGAGACCACCATGGCCCTAAAAGATGCAGGACAGGTTACGGAAGTCGCCGTAAAGCAAACCAAAGCTCAAGTACACACCACCGAGATCATTGTGATCGACTTGGAGAACAACATTAAATTGTTGGAAAATGCTTTTAGCATTCTTTTGGGCGAAGGACCGCAAAAAATTGAAAGAGGCAATTTGGACAATCAATCCATCGATACAGATCTAAGTACCGGGGTCCCATACCTGTTACTTGCCAATCGACCAGATGTGATGCAGGCGGAATACGGTCTTATCAATGCTTTTGAACTTACCAATGTAGCCAAGAGCAGTCTTTATCCTTCGTTAAGCCTATCCGCTACCGGTGGTTTTCAGAGTTTGGAGTTTGATAATTGGTTGGATGCCAGTTCGCTATTTTCAAATCTTGTAGGCTCGTTGACCCAGCCGATCTTTAATGGCAGAAAACTACGTACCCAAATGGAAGTGGCCAAAGCACAACAAGAACAAGCTTTGCTTGCTTACAAACAAGCCCTGTTAACGGCCGGAAGAGAGGTCAGTGATGCCCTATATACCTATAATGCGGAAAGCCAAAAGTTGGATGCACGGGCCAAAGAACTCGAAGCATACGCAACGGCCGAAACTTATTCCGAAGAATTGTTGAACAATGGTTTGGCCAATTATTTAGAAGTGTTGACCGCAAGACAAAATGCATTGAACTCCGAACTCAACTATGTTGATTCACAATATGCACAGTTAAGTGCTATTGTGGAATTGTACAGGGCACTGGGCGGAGGCTGGAAATAG